One genomic window of Coffea eugenioides isolate CCC68of chromosome 1, Ceug_1.0, whole genome shotgun sequence includes the following:
- the LOC113761331 gene encoding cinnamoyl-CoA reductase 1-like, with product MKTVCVTGASGYIASWLVKFLLQRGYTVKASVRDLIDPKKVEHLLALDGAKERLQLFKANLLEEGSFDAAIDGCDGVFHTASPFYHTVTDPQAELIDPALKGTLSVLGSCAKSPSVKRVVLTSSIAAVAFNGKPRTPDVVVDETWWSLPEFCKQMKLWYVLSKTLAEDAAWKFVKEKGLDMVTINPAMVIGPLLQPTLNTSAAAILNLINGAETFPNSSMGWVDVKDVANAHILAFENPSASGRYCLVERVVHYSEVVNILREIYPSSKLPDKCADDKPFVPTYQVSKEKAKSLGLEFIPLEQSIKETVESLKEKNFLNSSAAL from the exons ATGAAGACAGTGTGTGTAACAGGGGCTTCGGGCTACATAGCATCATGGCTTGTCAAGTTCTTGCTTCAGCGTGGTTACACTGTCAAGGCATCTGTTCGTGACCTCA TTGATCCAAAGAAAGTAGAACACTTGCTTGCACTTGATGGAGCTAAGGAGAGACTTCAGTTGTTCAAAGCAAACCTACTGGAGGAAGGTTCCTTTGATGCTGCGATTGATGGTTGCGATGGTGTTTTTCACACGGCCTCTCCTTTCTACCATACAGTCACTGATCCTCAG GCTGAATTGATTGATCCTGCTCTAAAAGGGACTCTTAGTGTTCTGGGATCATGTGCAAAATCTCCATCTGTTAAAAGAGTGGTTTTAACATCCTCTATAGCTGCAGTTGCCTTCAACGGCAAGCCTCGTACTCCGGACGTGGTGGTTGATGAGACTTGGTGGTCTCTTCCTGAATTTTGCAAGCAAATGAAG TTATGGTATGTTCTCTCAAAGACATTGGCTGAGGATGCTGCCTGGAAGTTTGTAAAAGAGAAAGGTTTAGACATGGTAACGATAAACCCAGCAATGGTGATTGGGCCTCTGTTACAGCCAACACTTAACACCAGTGCTGCtgcaattttgaatttaataaacG GTGCAGAAACATTTCCAAATTCTTCTATGGGCTGGGTTGATGTCAAAGATGTTGCTAATGCACATATTCTAGCTTTTGAAAATCCATCTGCTAGTGGAAGATACTGCCTGGTTGAAAGAGTGGTACACTACTCTGAAGTTGTGAACATCTTGCGTGAAATTTATCCTTCCTCAAAACTTCCAGATAA GTGCGCTGATGACAAGCCATTTGTGCCGACGTACCAGGTTTCCAAGGAGAAGGCAAAAAGCTTAGGTCTTGAATTCATTCCCCTTGAGCAAAGCATCAAGGAAACAGTTGAAAGCTTGAAGGAGAAGAACTTTTTGAACTCTTCTGCTGCACTTTGA